One window from the genome of Myxococcales bacterium encodes:
- a CDS encoding NUDIX hydrolase: MADPADAATSCAGGASRTAESGGGASADAPPLRQAAAVIVVRPAARVSAGFEVLLVRRRHTMAFMANSFVFPGGAVDRSDADACAAAVRELREEAGLALPAVALRPWSHWITPSFESKRFSAHFFLAVAPADQEVVIDGNEITEAQWLTPADALLQRAELRLPPPQQLTCHRLSQLASLAALAHSPTNLTPILPRLGQFDEGPAILLPWDADYDLRGQGLAQPWSPTDIAAARAAALPSRFCQTADGYFSMRE, translated from the coding sequence ATGGCCGATCCGGCAGATGCAGCAACTTCGTGCGCAGGCGGCGCCTCGCGTACGGCCGAGTCAGGTGGCGGTGCCAGCGCCGACGCGCCGCCCTTGCGCCAGGCCGCGGCGGTAATCGTGGTGCGCCCAGCCGCGCGCGTTAGTGCGGGCTTTGAGGTCCTGCTGGTGCGACGACGCCACACCATGGCGTTTATGGCCAATTCGTTCGTCTTCCCGGGTGGCGCGGTCGATCGCAGCGATGCCGACGCCTGCGCCGCGGCGGTGCGCGAGCTGCGCGAAGAGGCCGGGCTCGCGTTACCGGCCGTTGCGCTGAGGCCGTGGTCGCATTGGATCACCCCATCATTTGAATCCAAGCGCTTCTCGGCGCACTTTTTTCTCGCCGTCGCGCCCGCCGATCAAGAGGTCGTCATCGACGGCAACGAAATCACCGAAGCGCAGTGGCTGACGCCCGCTGACGCGCTTTTGCAACGTGCCGAACTACGCCTGCCGCCGCCGCAACAACTCACGTGCCACAGGTTGTCGCAACTTGCCTCGCTCGCCGCACTGGCTCACTCACCAACCAACCTCACGCCCATCCTGCCGCGCCTCGGCCAATTCGACGAGGGCCCTGCCATCTTGTTGCCATGGGACGCCGACTACGACCTCCGCGGCCAAGGCCTCGCGCAACCCTGGTCACCCACCGACATCGCCGCCGCCCGCGCCGCCGCCCTGCCCTCGCGCTTCTGCCAAACCGCCGACGGCTATTTTTCGATGCGTGAGTAG
- a CDS encoding DMT family transporter, which produces MHFLAIAIAAVAGSMVALQAPINSALGKHTSVLGATVVSFAIGLATAILVALGRGQLDGLAKAAEAPWWQLTGGILGAIFVALAITLVPKIGAMQFAAAAVMGQIIMSLVVDHYGWLGVPAHAASWERVLAVPLIGVALWLSRR; this is translated from the coding sequence ATGCATTTTTTGGCGATCGCGATCGCGGCGGTGGCGGGCAGCATGGTTGCGCTGCAGGCCCCCATTAATTCGGCGCTCGGCAAGCACACCAGCGTGCTCGGCGCGACGGTGGTGTCGTTTGCGATCGGGCTTGCCACCGCGATTTTGGTTGCGCTGGGCCGCGGCCAACTGGATGGCCTTGCCAAGGCTGCGGAGGCGCCGTGGTGGCAACTCACCGGCGGCATCTTGGGCGCCATCTTTGTCGCCTTGGCGATCACGCTAGTACCGAAGATTGGCGCCATGCAATTTGCCGCAGCTGCGGTCATGGGACAAATCATCATGTCGCTCGTGGTCGACCACTATGGTTGGTTGGGCGTACCGGCCCACGCAGCGTCGTGGGAGCGCGTGCTCGCCGTGCCGCTTATCGGCGTGGCATTGTGGCTGTCGCGCCGCTAG
- a CDS encoding MBL fold metallo-hydrolase — MSAVLTFAGAAQGVTGSCYHLQYGDAAIVIDCGVFQGDQDAEAKNLAPFPFAAKHVNAVVLTHGHLDHVGRLPMMFRQGFAGPVIGHAASLDIAMLILEDSAKIANFSEREPLFDKDDLRLVRAALEPLKRYGETVTIGPFDITIYDAGHILGSSSVRVAWGTGADRRAIIFSGDLGMVDRPLINDPNTSWDTGRDAVDYVVTESTYGNREHPSRTEVRKQFREVISRALTDGGKVLIPAFSIGRTQEIIFELNHLVHEGELQHIPVVLDGPLGISVTALYEKYVDCYDAEALKLINDGDPPLEFDTLSITHDAADSRDVAKQKGAAIIIAGSGMLQGGRIRNHLKEHLGDPRTDVLLVGFQASRTTGRSLQQGAKHVWIGGTHVPVRARITTIDGFSAHADRNVLLNWFDKLPRQGLRRAFVTHGEEESSKAYAQLLTDRFGVVASVPALGDAIELP, encoded by the coding sequence ATGTCAGCAGTGCTCACGTTTGCCGGCGCCGCCCAAGGCGTGACCGGCAGTTGTTATCACTTACAGTATGGCGACGCGGCCATCGTCATCGATTGCGGCGTCTTTCAGGGAGACCAGGACGCTGAGGCCAAGAACCTGGCGCCGTTTCCGTTTGCCGCCAAACACGTCAACGCGGTGGTCCTAACCCACGGCCACCTCGATCACGTCGGGCGGCTGCCGATGATGTTTCGCCAAGGCTTTGCCGGCCCCGTGATTGGCCACGCCGCCTCGCTCGACATTGCCATGCTCATTCTCGAGGATTCAGCCAAAATTGCTAATTTCAGCGAACGCGAGCCGCTCTTTGACAAAGACGACCTGAGACTGGTACGCGCCGCGCTCGAGCCCTTGAAGCGGTACGGCGAAACGGTGACGATCGGGCCCTTTGATATTACGATTTACGACGCGGGGCACATTTTGGGTTCTAGCTCGGTACGCGTCGCGTGGGGCACCGGCGCCGATCGTCGTGCCATTATTTTCTCTGGCGATTTGGGCATGGTGGATCGACCGCTCATCAACGACCCGAACACCTCCTGGGATACCGGCCGCGACGCCGTCGATTACGTGGTGACCGAATCCACCTATGGCAATCGCGAGCACCCTTCGCGGACCGAGGTGCGCAAGCAGTTTCGAGAGGTCATCTCGCGGGCGCTTACCGACGGCGGCAAAGTGCTCATTCCGGCGTTTTCGATTGGCCGCACCCAGGAAATCATTTTCGAACTAAATCATCTAGTGCATGAAGGTGAGCTCCAGCATATCCCGGTGGTGCTCGACGGGCCGCTCGGCATCTCGGTGACCGCGCTTTACGAAAAATACGTCGATTGCTACGACGCCGAGGCCCTCAAGCTTATTAACGACGGCGACCCGCCGCTTGAATTCGACACGCTCTCGATCACGCACGACGCGGCTGACTCGCGCGACGTCGCCAAGCAAAAGGGCGCCGCCATTATTATTGCCGGCTCGGGCATGCTGCAGGGTGGGCGTATTCGTAACCACCTCAAGGAGCATCTTGGAGATCCGCGCACCGACGTGCTCTTGGTTGGTTTTCAGGCGTCGCGCACTACCGGTCGCTCGCTGCAGCAGGGTGCCAAGCATGTGTGGATTGGCGGTACGCACGTGCCGGTGCGCGCGCGCATCACCACCATCGACGGCTTCTCGGCGCACGCCGATCGCAACGTGCTGCTAAACTGGTTTGACAAGCTGCCGCGACAAGGCCTGCGCCGCGCTTTTGTTACCCACGGCGAAGAGGAAAGCTCCAAGGCTTACGCGCAGCTGCTCACCGATCGCTTCGGCGTCGTCGCGTCGGTCCCCGCGCTTGGCGACGCAATCGAACTTCCGTAG
- a CDS encoding DegT/DnrJ/EryC1/StrS family aminotransferase, whose product MATVRFFDMQAELTAQRETLKAAVARVIDSGGFVLGEEVAAFERELASHLGAANVIGVSSGTDALLCALLASDIGPGDEVITTPLSFISTASAIARVGATPVFADIDPITLCLDPLAVLARRTERTKAVVVVHLFGALAQPIGEELRDLIVIEDAAQRLDRPQIGYVSTLSFFPTKHLGGAGDGGAVVCEDEAMAARVRRLRQHGAARKYEHHELGGNFRLDVMQAAFLRVRLTAVSQAIAARQRAASRYRELLTAVGLQGLIAQAAAPTHRYQQFALRVPGRDAVRAALLADGIETEVYYPTPLHQQPCFAALPQSTCPNAELACNELLALPFYSTITLEIQQQVVAALARITSVM is encoded by the coding sequence ATGGCGACCGTACGTTTTTTCGACATGCAGGCCGAGCTGACGGCGCAGCGCGAGACGCTTAAGGCCGCGGTGGCGCGCGTGATCGACAGCGGCGGTTTTGTCCTTGGCGAGGAGGTCGCCGCATTTGAGCGCGAGCTCGCCAGCCATCTCGGCGCCGCGAACGTGATCGGCGTAAGCTCTGGCACCGATGCGCTGCTGTGCGCGCTGCTCGCCAGCGACATCGGCCCCGGCGACGAGGTGATCACGACGCCCCTGTCGTTTATTTCGACCGCAAGCGCCATCGCGCGCGTCGGCGCGACGCCGGTGTTTGCCGATATCGATCCAATCACGCTATGCCTCGATCCTCTGGCGGTGCTAGCGCGGCGCACCGAGCGCACCAAGGCGGTGGTGGTGGTGCACCTGTTTGGCGCGTTGGCACAGCCAATTGGCGAGGAACTACGAGATCTGATTGTTATTGAAGATGCAGCGCAACGCCTCGATCGTCCGCAAATCGGATACGTGAGCACGCTGTCATTTTTTCCGACCAAGCATCTTGGCGGAGCGGGCGACGGCGGCGCGGTGGTGTGCGAAGACGAGGCCATGGCGGCGCGGGTGCGGCGGCTGCGGCAACACGGCGCCGCGCGCAAATACGAGCACCACGAGCTCGGCGGCAACTTTCGCCTCGACGTCATGCAGGCCGCGTTCTTGCGCGTTCGTCTCACGGCCGTAAGCCAGGCGATCGCCGCCCGCCAACGCGCGGCGAGCCGCTACCGCGAACTCCTGACCGCCGTCGGCTTACAAGGCCTTATTGCGCAAGCCGCCGCTCCAACACACCGTTACCAACAATTCGCGCTGCGCGTTCCCGGCCGCGACGCCGTGCGCGCGGCATTGCTCGCTGACGGCATCGAGACCGAGGTCTACTACCCAACGCCCCTCCACCAGCAACCCTGCTTCGCGGCGTTACCCCAATCCACCTGCCCCAACGCCGAACTTGCCTGCAACGAACTCCTCGCCTTACCGTTCTACTCAACGATTACGCTGGAGATCCAACAGCAAGTCGTCGCAGCGCTCGCTCGCATAACTAGCGTCATGTAA
- a CDS encoding Fic family protein, whose translation MLRIKETEDIDARTAEVEAIVTTWRQTVANVNPKLREMFRNQLRISIIHHDGALEGEVLTQSEIKAAIDPDIISDQTLIPSYDDVKHLNQALDYGEAFAATKKARFDVEMIRDVYAILAPEEKAKGLPFRKENPLHRLYYHDIVGPEKIGASMKKLGEWWDSEDATELQMLERIVALQQKFMAVFPWVKESGRCIRVISNMLLLASGYPYAIIHSQDRQKYYEALRGDQTSLLSVYLEAIQTTAQSEMRVYDEALNGRRR comes from the coding sequence GTGCTACGCATCAAGGAAACCGAAGATATCGACGCCCGCACCGCGGAAGTTGAAGCAATCGTCACGACCTGGCGACAAACCGTCGCCAACGTAAACCCCAAGCTGCGCGAGATGTTTCGCAATCAGCTGCGCATCTCGATCATCCATCACGATGGCGCCCTTGAGGGCGAGGTGCTCACGCAGAGCGAGATCAAGGCAGCGATCGATCCCGACATCATCAGCGACCAAACCCTGATTCCGTCGTACGACGACGTCAAGCACCTCAATCAGGCGCTGGACTATGGCGAGGCCTTTGCCGCGACCAAGAAGGCGCGCTTTGACGTCGAGATGATCCGCGATGTCTATGCGATCTTGGCCCCCGAAGAAAAAGCCAAGGGCCTGCCGTTTCGCAAGGAAAACCCGCTGCACCGCCTCTACTACCACGACATCGTCGGCCCGGAAAAAATCGGTGCCAGCATGAAAAAGCTCGGTGAATGGTGGGACAGCGAAGACGCCACCGAACTGCAAATGCTCGAGCGCATCGTCGCACTACAACAAAAATTCATGGCGGTGTTTCCATGGGTGAAGGAAAGCGGACGCTGCATCCGCGTCATCAGCAACATGCTGCTGCTCGCGTCGGGCTACCCGTACGCCATCATCCATTCGCAAGACCGGCAAAAATATTACGAGGCCCTGCGCGGCGATCAGACGTCGCTGCTCTCGGTCTATCTCGAGGCCATCCAGACCACCGCGCAATCTGAAATGCGCGTGTATGACGAAGCCCTCAACGGCCGCCGCCGCTAG